A single Comamonas sp. NLF-1-9 DNA region contains:
- a CDS encoding monovalent cation/H+ antiporter subunit A, which translates to MSLWLLLVLPFAASVLAALLPANARNLESTLAAVVALWCTLQSALLFPEIAAGQVLQAELTWMPQLGLNPSVRLDGFAWMFCMLVFGIGTLVVLYARYYMSPSDPVPRFFSFLLAFMGAMAGVVVSGNTVQLVFFWELTSLFSFLLIGYWHHRRDARRGARMALTVTAAGGLALLGAVLMLGHIVGSYTLDATLAAGEQIRAHALYPAVLALVLLAAFTKSAQFPFHFWLPNAMAAPTPVSSYLHSATMVKAGVFLLARLWPVLGGTQAWFWWVGGVGVATLLLGGFIAMFQRDLKGVLAYSTISHLGLITLLLGLNSELATVAAVFHIMNHATFKASLFMAAGIVDHESGTRDMQRLSGLRHAMPITATLATVASAAMAGVPLLNGFLSKEMFFSETVFLDASPLVAISLPVAATIAGMFSVAYSLRLTVSVFFGPLASDLPRQPHEPRRWMRVPVELLVAICLLVGMFPQWAIGPILATAAQPVVGGHLPAYSLSLWHGPNAALTMSAIAMVGGIFLYWGLLRSRTQRHTRIWQGRVDASRVFHAALTLATHGARSGRRLLSTRRLQWQMRWLVVTSFLAAALPLWSARTHWGERALLPPSLTLTMLWLVGGACAIAAAWQAKFHRLAALILAGGTGLCVSLTFLWFSAPDLALTQFAVEFVTTVLILLGLRWLPRRDETLRAARAEQLRTRARRVSDGFIASICGLGMAWLAYALMSRDFSHGTATYFLEQALPQGGGSNVVNVMLVDFRGFDTFGEIVVLGIVACTVYALLRRFRPARETMDLPPQQRLLPADLQTDLLNPRHASDTAVGYLMVPAVLARLLLPFSALVAVHLFLRGHDQPGGGFVAGLVLSLGLIVQYLVSGAVWVEAHVRILPERWMAAGLLCALCTGLGALYFGYPFLTSHMLQLQLPWLGELHLASALFFDIGVALLVVGATLLILTAIAHQSVRSHRFHAHLLAEREPAGAHGGQG; encoded by the coding sequence ATGTCTTTGTGGCTCCTGCTCGTTCTGCCGTTTGCCGCCAGCGTCCTGGCGGCGCTGCTGCCGGCGAACGCGCGCAACCTGGAGTCCACCCTGGCCGCGGTCGTGGCACTTTGGTGCACGCTGCAAAGCGCCCTGCTGTTCCCGGAAATTGCCGCCGGCCAGGTGCTGCAGGCCGAGCTCACCTGGATGCCGCAACTGGGCCTGAACCCCAGCGTGCGGCTGGACGGCTTCGCCTGGATGTTCTGCATGTTGGTCTTCGGCATAGGCACGCTGGTAGTGCTCTATGCGCGCTACTACATGTCGCCCTCGGACCCCGTGCCGCGCTTCTTTTCCTTTCTGCTCGCCTTCATGGGGGCGATGGCGGGCGTGGTGGTGTCGGGCAACACCGTACAGCTGGTCTTTTTCTGGGAGCTGACCAGCCTGTTTTCGTTTCTGCTGATCGGCTACTGGCACCACCGGCGCGACGCGCGGCGCGGCGCGCGCATGGCGCTCACCGTGACCGCGGCGGGGGGGCTGGCACTGCTGGGCGCGGTGTTGATGCTGGGCCACATCGTCGGCAGCTACACGCTGGACGCCACGCTCGCGGCTGGCGAGCAGATCCGCGCGCATGCGCTGTATCCGGCGGTGCTTGCCCTGGTGCTGCTCGCGGCCTTTACCAAGAGCGCGCAATTTCCCTTCCACTTCTGGCTGCCCAACGCGATGGCCGCGCCCACGCCGGTGTCCAGCTACCTGCATTCGGCCACCATGGTCAAGGCCGGCGTCTTCCTGCTGGCGCGCCTGTGGCCGGTGCTCGGGGGCACCCAGGCCTGGTTCTGGTGGGTCGGCGGCGTAGGCGTTGCCACGCTGCTGCTGGGCGGCTTCATTGCCATGTTCCAGCGCGACCTCAAAGGCGTGCTTGCCTATTCCACGATCTCGCACCTGGGCTTGATTACGCTCCTGCTCGGCCTGAACAGCGAACTGGCGACGGTGGCGGCGGTGTTTCACATCATGAACCATGCGACCTTCAAGGCCTCGCTGTTCATGGCGGCCGGCATTGTTGACCACGAAAGCGGCACGCGCGACATGCAACGGCTGTCCGGGCTGCGCCACGCCATGCCGATCACCGCCACGCTGGCGACGGTGGCCAGCGCCGCCATGGCCGGAGTGCCCCTGCTCAATGGCTTCCTGTCCAAGGAGATGTTTTTTTCGGAGACCGTGTTTCTCGACGCCTCGCCGCTGGTGGCGATTTCGCTGCCGGTGGCGGCCACCATCGCGGGCATGTTCAGCGTCGCCTATTCGCTGCGCCTGACGGTTTCGGTGTTCTTCGGCCCGCTGGCCAGCGATCTGCCGCGGCAGCCCCACGAACCCCGGCGCTGGATGCGCGTGCCGGTGGAGCTGCTGGTGGCCATCTGCCTGCTGGTCGGCATGTTTCCGCAATGGGCCATAGGGCCGATACTTGCCACCGCTGCCCAGCCCGTCGTCGGCGGGCATTTGCCTGCCTACAGTCTTTCGCTCTGGCACGGTCCGAACGCGGCTTTGACCATGAGCGCGATCGCCATGGTCGGCGGCATCTTTCTCTACTGGGGGCTGCTGCGCAGCCGCACGCAGCGCCACACCCGCATCTGGCAGGGCCGCGTCGACGCGAGCCGCGTCTTCCACGCCGCGCTGACCTTGGCTACCCACGGGGCGCGCAGTGGCCGGCGGCTGCTGAGCACGCGGCGCCTGCAATGGCAGATGCGCTGGCTGGTGGTGACATCTTTCCTGGCAGCGGCCCTGCCGCTGTGGTCCGCGCGTACCCACTGGGGCGAGCGGGCGCTGCTGCCGCCCTCGCTCACACTCACCATGCTGTGGCTGGTCGGCGGCGCCTGCGCCATCGCCGCGGCCTGGCAGGCCAAGTTTCACCGCCTGGCGGCGCTGATCCTGGCGGGCGGCACCGGCTTGTGCGTCAGCCTGACCTTCCTGTGGTTTTCCGCGCCGGACCTGGCGCTCACGCAGTTCGCGGTGGAGTTCGTCACCACCGTGCTGATACTGCTGGGCCTGCGCTGGCTGCCGCGGCGCGACGAAACTCTGCGCGCGGCGCGCGCCGAGCAGCTGCGCACGCGCGCGCGGCGCGTGAGCGACGGCTTCATCGCCAGCATCTGCGGCCTGGGCATGGCCTGGCTTGCCTACGCGCTGATGAGCCGCGACTTCAGCCACGGCACGGCGACTTATTTTCTGGAGCAGGCCCTGCCCCAGGGCGGCGGCAGCAACGTGGTCAACGTGATGCTGGTGGACTTTCGCGGCTTCGACACCTTCGGCGAGATCGTCGTGCTCGGCATCGTGGCCTGCACCGTGTATGCGCTGCTGCGCCGCTTTCGTCCTGCGCGCGAAACCATGGACTTGCCGCCCCAACAGCGCCTGCTGCCCGCCGACCTGCAGACCGATCTGCTCAATCCGCGCCATGCGAGCGACACCGCCGTCGGCTATCTGATGGTGCCTGCGGTGCTCGCACGGCTGCTGCTGCCGTTTTCGGCGCTGGTCGCGGTTCATCTTTTTCTGCGTGGCCACGACCAGCCGGGCGGCGGCTTTGTCGCCGGCCTGGTGCTCTCGCTGGGTCTGATCGTGCAATACCTGGTGTCCGGCGCGGTGTGGGTCGAGGCCCATGTGCGCATCCTGCCCGAGCGCTGGATGGCAGCGGGCCTGCTGTGCGCGCTGTGCACCGGGCTGGGCGCGCTGTACTTCGGCTACCCGTTTCTCACCAGCCACATGCTGCAATTGCAACTGCCCTGGCTGGGCGAGCTGCATCTGGCAAGCGCGCTGTTCTTTGACATCGGCGTGGCCTTGCTGGTGGTGGGTGCAACGCTGCTGATACTCACGGCCATCGCCCACCAGTCGGTGCGCAGTCACCGCTTCCACGCCCATCTGCTGGCTGAGCGTGAGCCCGCCGGCGCGCACGGAGGACAGGGCTGA
- the lapB gene encoding lipopolysaccharide assembly protein LapB: MEFDPSWLLLGLPLAFVFGWLASRLDLRQSRADSRRAPKAYFKGLNYLLNEQQDQAIDAFIEAVQNDPDTTELHFALGNLFRRRGEYNRAVRVHEHLLSRDDIGRGDRERAQHGLALDYLKAGLLDRAEDALRRLEGTPFETQARLALLIIYERSHDWQQASAIAQRMQDAHQGDFSVRQAHYLCEQAAGRIARADHEAARALLTQAVALAPNAPRARLELARLQLQQGAPGSALATLRELAAAAPAALPLAAALMVEAAQACDEQQSARAMLQTHYETQASLDVLDAIIALSPADAGASGPAQAQDWYADYLEREPSLVVAGKWLAHETLSHEERHPAIQRALDLAAKPLLRYRCAACGFEALQHFWQCPGCQSWDSYPPRRVEEL, from the coding sequence ATGGAATTTGACCCGAGCTGGTTGCTGCTGGGCCTGCCCCTGGCCTTCGTCTTCGGCTGGCTCGCCTCGCGCCTGGATCTGCGTCAGTCGCGCGCCGACAGCCGGCGCGCACCCAAGGCCTATTTCAAGGGTCTGAACTACCTGCTCAACGAACAGCAGGACCAGGCCATAGACGCCTTCATCGAGGCGGTGCAGAACGACCCCGACACCACCGAGCTGCACTTTGCCCTGGGCAACCTGTTTCGCCGCCGTGGCGAATACAACCGCGCCGTGCGCGTGCATGAGCACCTGCTCTCGCGCGACGACATCGGCCGCGGCGACCGCGAGCGCGCGCAGCACGGTCTGGCGCTCGACTACCTCAAGGCCGGCTTGCTCGACCGCGCCGAGGACGCGCTGCGGCGCCTGGAAGGCACGCCGTTTGAAACCCAGGCCAGGCTCGCGCTGCTCATCATTTACGAGCGCTCGCACGATTGGCAGCAGGCCAGCGCGATTGCCCAGCGCATGCAGGACGCCCACCAGGGGGACTTCAGCGTGCGCCAGGCGCACTATCTGTGCGAACAGGCCGCAGGCCGCATCGCGCGCGCCGACCATGAGGCCGCGCGCGCGCTGCTGACCCAGGCCGTGGCGCTCGCGCCCAACGCACCCCGGGCGCGGCTGGAGCTGGCACGCCTGCAGTTGCAGCAAGGCGCGCCCGGCTCGGCGCTGGCAACGCTGCGCGAGCTTGCTGCCGCCGCCCCCGCCGCCCTGCCTCTTGCCGCCGCCTTGATGGTGGAAGCAGCCCAGGCCTGCGACGAGCAGCAGAGCGCGCGGGCGATGCTGCAGACGCACTACGAGACGCAGGCCTCGCTCGACGTACTGGACGCCATCATCGCGCTGTCGCCGGCAGACGCCGGTGCCAGCGGGCCTGCTCAGGCGCAGGACTGGTACGCCGACTACCTGGAGCGCGAGCCTTCGCTCGTGGTCGCGGGCAAGTGGCTGGCGCACGAGACGCTGAGCCACGAGGAGCGCCATCCGGCGATCCAGCGCGCGCTGGACCTGGCGGCCAAGCCCCTGCTGCGCTACCGCTGCGCCGCCTGCGGCTTTGAAGCCCTGCAGCATTTCTGGCAGTGCCCGGGCTGCCAGAGCTGGGACAGCTATCCGCCGCGGCGCGTCGAAGAGCTCTAG
- a CDS encoding lipopolysaccharide assembly LapA domain-containing protein translates to MKYFAWLLKAAIFFTLFAFALNNQQDVTVHFFFGTRWTTSLVLVVLAAFTLGVAVGVLGMVPHWWRHRSAARQQRGPALAASTESRADGI, encoded by the coding sequence ATGAAATATTTCGCATGGCTGCTCAAGGCAGCCATTTTTTTTACCCTGTTCGCCTTCGCGCTGAACAACCAGCAGGACGTCACCGTGCATTTCTTCTTCGGCACGCGGTGGACCACCTCGCTGGTGCTGGTAGTGCTTGCGGCGTTCACGCTCGGCGTGGCCGTGGGCGTGCTCGGCATGGTGCCGCACTGGTGGCGCCACCGCAGCGCCGCGCGCCAGCAGCGCGGTCCGGCGCTTGCGGCATCCACCGAGTCGCGCGCCGATGGAATTTGA
- a CDS encoding integration host factor subunit beta, with product MTRSDLVEELAARFGQFTQRDTESAVKNILDAIADALVRGHRIEIRGFGSFSVNHRRPRTGRNPRTGEAVQVPSKRVAHFKPGKALRTSVAASLAGTDAGTGSGTASPDGQ from the coding sequence ATGACCCGTTCAGACCTCGTCGAGGAACTGGCCGCCCGCTTCGGCCAGTTCACCCAGCGCGATACGGAATCGGCCGTCAAGAACATCCTTGACGCGATCGCCGACGCGCTGGTGCGCGGTCATCGCATAGAGATACGCGGTTTTGGCAGCTTTTCGGTCAACCACCGCCGGCCGCGCACCGGGCGCAACCCGCGTACCGGCGAAGCCGTGCAGGTGCCGAGCAAGCGCGTCGCGCATTTCAAGCCGGGCAAGGCGCTGCGCACCAGCGTGGCGGCCAGCCTGGCAGGCACCGACGCTGGCACCGGCTCTGGCACCGCAAGTCCCGACGGCCAGTGA
- the rpsA gene encoding 30S ribosomal protein S1, which yields MSESFAELFEESQKRTEMRPGEVITAEVVAVEHNFVVVNAGLKSEAYVPIDEFKNDQGEIEVQVGDFVSVAIGSIENGYGDTILSRDTAKRLASWLSLEKALESGEFVTGTTSGRVKGGLTVMVNGIRAFLPGSLVDTRPVKDLTPFENKTLEFKVIKLDRKRNNVVLSRRAVVEASMGEEREKLLATLKEGAIVQGVVKNITEYGAFVDLGGIDGLLHITDMAWRRVRHPSEVVQAGQEITAKVLKFDPEKQRVSLGLKQLGDDPWMGVSRRYPSGTRLFGKVTNIADYGAFVELEPGIEGLVHVSEMDWTNKNVAPSKVVSLGDEVEVMVLDIDEDKRRISLGMKQCKANPWQEFAQNVNRGDRVSGPIKSITDFGVFVGLPSGIDGLVHLSDLSWNEPGEAAVRNYKKGQEVEAVVLAVDVERERISLGIKQLDADSFTTFASVNDKGSTVTGKVKSVDARGAEIDLGQDIVGHLRASEISRDRVEDARNVLKEGDEVTAVVVNVDRKSRTIHLSIRAKDQADQQEAMASLSQTSGNAGTTSLGALLRAKLDHSEEK from the coding sequence ATGTCTGAATCTTTTGCCGAGCTGTTTGAAGAGTCCCAGAAACGCACCGAAATGCGCCCGGGCGAAGTCATCACCGCCGAAGTCGTCGCCGTCGAGCACAACTTCGTCGTCGTGAATGCCGGCCTCAAGTCCGAAGCCTACGTACCGATCGATGAGTTCAAGAACGACCAGGGCGAGATCGAAGTCCAGGTCGGCGACTTCGTCTCGGTCGCCATCGGCTCTATCGAAAACGGCTACGGCGACACCATCCTCTCGCGCGACACCGCCAAGCGCCTGGCTTCCTGGCTGTCGCTTGAAAAGGCGCTCGAATCCGGCGAATTCGTCACCGGCACCACCAGCGGACGCGTCAAGGGCGGCCTCACCGTCATGGTCAACGGCATCCGCGCCTTCCTGCCCGGCTCGCTGGTCGACACCCGCCCGGTCAAGGACCTTACCCCGTTCGAGAACAAGACCCTGGAATTCAAGGTCATCAAGCTCGACCGCAAGCGCAACAACGTGGTGCTCTCGCGCCGCGCCGTGGTCGAAGCCAGCATGGGCGAAGAGCGCGAGAAGCTTCTTGCCACGCTCAAGGAAGGCGCGATCGTGCAGGGCGTGGTCAAGAACATCACCGAATACGGCGCCTTCGTCGACCTGGGCGGCATCGACGGCCTGCTGCACATCACCGACATGGCCTGGCGCCGCGTGCGCCACCCCTCCGAGGTGGTGCAGGCCGGCCAGGAAATCACCGCCAAGGTGCTCAAGTTCGACCCGGAAAAGCAGCGCGTCTCGCTGGGCCTGAAGCAACTGGGCGACGACCCCTGGATGGGCGTCTCGCGCCGTTACCCCTCGGGCACGCGCCTCTTTGGCAAGGTCACCAACATCGCCGACTACGGCGCCTTCGTCGAGCTCGAGCCCGGCATCGAAGGCCTGGTGCACGTCTCCGAGATGGACTGGACGAACAAGAACGTGGCCCCGTCCAAGGTGGTCTCGCTGGGCGACGAGGTCGAGGTCATGGTGCTCGACATCGACGAGGACAAGCGCCGCATCAGCCTGGGCATGAAGCAGTGCAAGGCCAACCCCTGGCAGGAGTTCGCGCAGAACGTCAACCGCGGTGACCGCGTGAGCGGCCCGATCAAGTCGATCACCGACTTCGGCGTCTTCGTCGGCCTGCCTTCGGGCATCGACGGCCTGGTGCACCTGTCGGACCTGTCCTGGAACGAGCCGGGTGAAGCCGCGGTGCGCAACTACAAGAAGGGCCAGGAAGTGGAGGCCGTGGTGCTGGCGGTGGACGTCGAGCGCGAGCGCATCTCGCTGGGCATCAAGCAGCTCGATGCCGACTCCTTCACCACCTTTGCGTCGGTCAACGACAAGGGCTCCACCGTGACCGGCAAGGTCAAGAGCGTGGACGCGCGCGGCGCCGAGATCGACCTGGGCCAGGACATCGTCGGCCATCTGCGTGCCTCCGAGATCTCCCGCGACCGCGTGGAAGACGCGCGCAACGTGCTCAAGGAAGGCGATGAAGTCACGGCCGTGGTGGTCAACGTGGACCGCAAGAGCCGCACCATCCACCTGTCGATCCGCGCCAAGGACCAGGCCGACCAGCAGGAAGCCATGGCCAGCCTGAGCCAGACCTCGGGCAACGCCGGCACCACCAGCCTGGGTGCGCTGCTGCGCGCCAAGCTGGACCATTCGGAAGAGAAGTAA
- a CDS encoding bifunctional 3-phosphoshikimate 1-carboxyvinyltransferase/cytidylate kinase, with the protein MGYPAFLDIPALQGVAGCVRLPGSKSISNRVLLLAALSEGSTEIRGLLHSDDTRVMLDALRQLGCTVQEPDADRLCLGGLGASPPPAHGGAPVKLFLGNAGTAMRPLAAALALRGGHYELSGVARMHERPIGDLVQALQQLGCAIEYLGTPGFPPLRIRQDAAAPLALDRPIRVRGDVSSQFLTALLMALPQRAQQRALSIEVVGELISKPYIDITLALLERFGIALQRDGYRRFTILAGSRYRSPGVLQVEADASSASYFIAAGAIAASDAGQNGLKIEGVGLSSIQGDIRFIDAARAMGAQITGDAHSLQVRRGRWPLKAISLDCNHIPDAAMTLAAMALYAEGTTELTNIASWRVKETDRIAAMAAELGRLGAHCEAGEDYLRITPPRDAAHWRAASIHTYDDHRMAMCLSLAAFNPAGLPLRILEPGCVAKTFPGYFDALLGVAQTAAERIPVICIDGPTASGKGTLAAAVAARLGYHLLDSGALYRLTALSAAQHGVGPQPANEAALAELAACLPVRFDAGRIWLAGQDVSEAIRSEQIGMQASQVSQLPRVRAALVALQHGFRRLPGLVADGRDMGTVIFPQAPLKIYLTASAQCRAERRYKQLISKGFATTIADLRADLEARDARDMQRQSAPLKPAEDALLLDSSELTIEETVEQVLGWWQARQPFAR; encoded by the coding sequence ATGGGCTACCCGGCTTTTCTGGACATTCCCGCGCTGCAGGGCGTGGCCGGCTGCGTGCGCCTGCCGGGCTCCAAGAGCATCTCCAACCGCGTGCTGCTGCTGGCCGCGCTGAGCGAGGGCAGTACCGAAATCCGCGGCCTGCTGCACAGCGACGACACCCGCGTCATGCTCGACGCGCTGCGCCAGCTCGGCTGCACCGTGCAAGAGCCCGATGCCGACCGCCTGTGCCTGGGCGGCCTGGGCGCAAGTCCGCCTCCGGCGCACGGCGGCGCGCCCGTCAAGCTCTTTCTCGGCAATGCCGGCACCGCCATGCGCCCGCTGGCAGCGGCGCTGGCCCTGCGCGGCGGGCATTACGAGCTGTCGGGCGTGGCGCGCATGCATGAGCGCCCCATCGGCGACCTGGTGCAGGCGCTGCAGCAACTGGGCTGCGCCATCGAATACCTGGGCACGCCCGGTTTTCCGCCGCTGCGCATCCGCCAGGACGCGGCCGCGCCGCTGGCGCTCGATCGGCCGATTCGCGTGCGCGGCGACGTGTCCAGCCAGTTCCTCACCGCCCTGCTCATGGCCTTGCCCCAGCGTGCGCAGCAGCGCGCGCTCAGCATCGAAGTGGTCGGCGAGCTCATCTCCAAGCCCTACATCGACATCACGCTGGCGCTGCTCGAACGCTTTGGCATCGCGCTGCAGCGCGATGGCTACCGACGCTTCACCATCCTTGCGGGCAGCCGCTACCGCTCGCCCGGGGTGCTGCAGGTGGAGGCAGATGCCTCATCAGCTAGCTATTTCATAGCTGCTGGCGCAATAGCAGCAAGCGATGCAGGCCAAAATGGCTTGAAAATCGAGGGCGTGGGGCTTTCCTCCATCCAGGGCGACATCCGCTTCATCGACGCAGCCCGGGCCATGGGCGCGCAGATCACCGGCGACGCCCACAGCCTGCAGGTGCGCCGCGGGCGCTGGCCGCTCAAGGCGATCTCGCTGGACTGCAACCACATCCCCGACGCCGCCATGACCCTGGCTGCGATGGCGCTGTATGCCGAGGGCACGACCGAGCTCACCAACATCGCCAGTTGGCGCGTGAAGGAAACCGACCGCATCGCCGCCATGGCGGCCGAGCTCGGCCGCCTGGGCGCGCACTGCGAGGCGGGCGAAGACTATCTGCGCATCACGCCGCCCCGTGACGCGGCGCACTGGCGCGCCGCAAGCATCCACACCTACGACGACCACCGCATGGCGATGTGTCTGTCGCTTGCCGCCTTCAACCCGGCCGGGCTGCCGCTGCGCATCCTGGAGCCGGGCTGCGTGGCCAAGACCTTCCCGGGTTATTTCGACGCGCTGCTGGGTGTGGCGCAGACCGCGGCCGAACGCATTCCGGTGATCTGCATCGACGGCCCCACCGCCTCGGGCAAGGGCACGCTCGCCGCCGCGGTCGCCGCGCGCCTGGGCTACCACCTGCTCGATTCCGGCGCGCTGTACCGGCTCACCGCGCTGTCTGCGGCGCAGCATGGCGTTGGCCCCCAGCCGGCAAACGAGGCGGCGCTCGCCGAGCTGGCTGCGTGCCTGCCGGTGCGCTTTGACGCCGGCCGTATCTGGCTTGCTGGCCAGGACGTGAGCGAGGCGATACGCAGCGAGCAGATCGGCATGCAGGCCTCCCAGGTGTCGCAGCTGCCGCGCGTGCGCGCCGCCCTGGTGGCGCTGCAACACGGCTTTCGCCGTCTGCCCGGCCTGGTGGCCGACGGGCGCGACATGGGCACCGTAATCTTCCCGCAGGCGCCGCTCAAGATCTACCTCACCGCAAGCGCCCAGTGCCGTGCCGAGCGGCGCTACAAGCAATTGATTTCCAAGGGATTTGCAACTACAATCGCCGACCTTCGGGCAGACCTTGAGGCACGCGACGCGCGCGACATGCAGCGCCAGAGCGCGCCCCTCAAACCGGCCGAAGACGCCTTGCTGCTGGACAGCTCCGAGCTCACGATCGAAGAAACCGTGGAGCAGGTGCTTGGCTGGTGGCAGGCACGCCAGCCCTTTGCGCGCTGA
- a CDS encoding prephenate dehydrogenase/arogenate dehydrogenase family protein, whose amino-acid sequence MFEQLGLIGCGLMGGSFALAMKRAGLVKRVVGYSKSPTTTERAQQLGVIDAQAPSALMAVSNADLVLLAVPVAATEASLKAVRHLITPRMLVMDVGSTKSDVVAAAQRALREHISNFVPAHPITGREVSGVEHAEAELYSGRQIILTPTDATDLNQLERAEELWKALGCRVKRMSPQAHDSAFAAVSHLPHLLAFAMMQSISMQPEADDYLSLAGPGFRDFTRIAASDPKMWRDVLRSNHEEILGQAALFREALRELEQAMQADDDQPLENLITAASTLRAKWRMGAQRRSTGG is encoded by the coding sequence ATGTTTGAACAACTCGGGCTCATCGGCTGCGGCCTGATGGGCGGCTCCTTCGCCCTGGCCATGAAGCGCGCCGGCCTGGTCAAGCGCGTGGTCGGCTACAGCAAGTCGCCCACCACTACCGAGCGCGCCCAGCAACTGGGCGTGATCGACGCGCAGGCGCCCTCGGCGCTGATGGCCGTCTCCAACGCCGACCTGGTGCTGCTGGCGGTGCCGGTGGCCGCAACCGAAGCCTCGCTCAAGGCGGTGCGCCACCTCATCACGCCCAGGATGCTGGTGATGGACGTGGGCTCGACCAAATCGGACGTGGTCGCCGCCGCGCAGCGCGCGCTGCGCGAGCACATCAGCAACTTCGTGCCCGCGCACCCCATCACCGGCCGCGAGGTCTCGGGCGTGGAGCACGCCGAAGCCGAGCTCTACAGCGGCCGCCAGATCATTCTCACGCCGACCGACGCGACCGATCTGAACCAGCTCGAACGCGCCGAAGAGCTGTGGAAGGCGCTGGGCTGCCGCGTCAAGCGCATGAGCCCGCAGGCGCACGATTCGGCCTTTGCCGCAGTCAGCCATCTGCCGCACCTGCTCGCCTTCGCGATGATGCAAAGCATCTCCATGCAGCCCGAGGCGGACGACTACCTCTCGCTGGCCGGCCCGGGCTTTCGCGACTTCACCCGCATCGCCGCGAGCGACCCCAAGATGTGGCGCGACGTGCTGCGCTCCAACCACGAGGAAATCCTCGGCCAGGCGGCGCTCTTTCGCGAAGCCCTGCGCGAGCTGGAGCAGGCGATGCAGGCAGACGACGACCAGCCGCTGGAAAACCTGATTACCGCCGCCAGCACCCTGCGCGCCAAGTGGCGCATGGGCGCGCAGCGGCGCAGCACGGGCGGCTGA
- the pheA gene encoding prephenate dehydratase, which yields MSEPQTSPALARLREQIDEIDRQLLIQLNERARLAEQVGEVKKREGSPLFRPDRVAQVINSVQAANPGPLKSQHVAAIWRELMSACLALEAPQRVALLGPEGTFCEQAAIEYFGSSADFVYCGNFDEVFHAVAAGTAEFGVVGVENSSEGAVTRSLDMFLRTPCHIVGEISLLVRHHLLRASEGLDGIEAVLAHPQALAQCQGWLSRHLPQAERRPVSSNAEGARLAATNPAWAGIASERSAQKYGLHLLAQAIQDDAHNRTRFAVICLPQTMPTPQPSGRDCTSMVVSVPNRPGAVHDLLVPLKQHAVSMTRIESRPARNGQWDYYFYIDIEGHPAEPHVAAALAELARLCAFYKVLGTYPVAQ from the coding sequence ATGTCTGAACCCCAAACCTCTCCCGCTCTGGCGCGCCTGCGCGAGCAGATTGACGAGATCGATCGCCAGCTGCTGATCCAGCTCAATGAACGCGCGCGCCTGGCCGAGCAGGTGGGCGAGGTCAAGAAGCGCGAAGGCAGTCCGCTGTTTCGCCCCGACCGCGTGGCCCAGGTCATAAACAGCGTGCAGGCGGCCAACCCGGGGCCGCTCAAGAGCCAGCACGTAGCGGCCATCTGGCGCGAGCTGATGTCCGCCTGTCTGGCGCTGGAAGCCCCGCAGCGCGTGGCACTGCTCGGCCCCGAGGGCACCTTCTGCGAGCAGGCCGCGATCGAATACTTCGGCAGCAGCGCCGACTTCGTCTATTGCGGCAACTTCGACGAGGTCTTCCACGCGGTGGCCGCGGGCACGGCCGAGTTTGGCGTGGTCGGCGTGGAGAATTCCAGCGAGGGCGCGGTGACGCGATCGCTCGACATGTTCCTGCGCACGCCCTGCCACATCGTCGGTGAGATCAGCCTGCTGGTGCGCCACCACCTGCTGCGCGCGAGCGAAGGCCTGGACGGCATCGAGGCGGTGCTGGCCCACCCGCAGGCGCTGGCGCAGTGCCAGGGCTGGCTCTCGCGCCACCTGCCGCAGGCCGAGCGCCGGCCGGTTTCGAGCAATGCCGAGGGCGCACGCCTGGCGGCGACCAACCCGGCTTGGGCCGGCATCGCCAGTGAGCGCTCGGCGCAGAAGTACGGCCTGCACCTGCTGGCCCAGGCAATCCAGGACGATGCGCACAACCGCACCCGCTTTGCCGTCATCTGCCTGCCGCAGACCATGCCCACGCCCCAGCCCAGCGGGCGCGACTGCACCAGCATGGTGGTTTCGGTGCCCAACCGCCCCGGCGCGGTGCACGACCTGCTGGTGCCGCTCAAGCAGCACGCGGTATCCATGACGCGCATCGAGTCGCGCCCCGCGCGCAACGGCCAGTGGGACTATTATTTTTATATCGACATCGAAGGGCATCCGGCGGAGCCGCACGTGGCGGCGGCGCTGGCCGAGCTGGCGCGGCTGTGCGCCTTCTACAAGGTGCTGGGCACCTACCCCGTCGCGCAATAA